GGTTTTTAGTTCTGAGAAATTTTTGGCTTGTTGGTGGTGGTATTGTTCTTTTTGGTATTTTTGGTGGTATGATTCTTCAGTTTGAAACCGGTTTTTTTTCATCAAAAGAAGTATCGGTCATTGCTGTCCTCTGTGGTGTTTCAGCTGTTTCACGTGTTCCTTTTGCTGGGATTCCAAGTGTTCAGCCGTGTACGTTTCTTATTCTTTGTACAGGGTATGTTTTCGGTCCGGTTGCTGGTTTTATGACTGGTGCGATGACTGCTGTCCTTTCAAACATGTTTCTTGGTCATGGCCCATGGACTGTGTTTCAGATGATTGGTTGGGGTCTTGTAGGATGGAGTGCTGGTTTTCTTCCTAAACTTGGAGTAAAAATAAAAGGTCTGATGGTTGCTGGTTTTCTCTGGGGGTATGGATATGGTGTGATTTTGAATCTCTGGTATTGGACTTTGTATGTGTATCCGCATACGGTGACATCGTTTTTGTTTTCAACGGGGATGAGTTTTTGGTTTGACACATTGCATGCAGTTGGGAATGTGCTGTTCTTCTTGCTTCTTGGTGATAAGGTTCTCATGGTGCTTGATCGGTATAAGAAACGTTTTT
The Candidatus Thermoplasmatota archaeon DNA segment above includes these coding regions:
- a CDS encoding ECF transporter S component; its protein translation is MKKTTIVTSVFVCCVVAVFVLWFLVLRNFWLVGGGIVLFGIFGGMILQFETGFFSSKEVSVIAVLCGVSAVSRVPFAGIPSVQPCTFLILCTGYVFGPVAGFMTGAMTAVLSNMFLGHGPWTVFQMIGWGLVGWSAGFLPKLGVKIKGLMVAGFLWGYGYGVILNLWYWTLYVYPHTVTSFLFSTGMSFWFDTLHAVGNVLFFLLLGDKVLMVLDRYKKRFSFHFFSSSKEVSSG